A genomic window from Streptomyces mirabilis includes:
- a CDS encoding TetR/AcrR family transcriptional regulator, giving the protein MPRPVNAEKRAELLKQVVNHLQHHGVAQMSLSPLAGSIGTTKRMLLYYFGSRENLLAQALAACRPDAHAMFDDVRDSAGLRKAAHTLWEAMTVGEQSGPVRMLLQLLSLAATDPEQYGDIAAETVEVMIGPIAAAYVRLGHPPQEAQTAATLLVSGLRGVCQDGLVTHDVVRTDAAARRLIRDAVATAD; this is encoded by the coding sequence GTGCCTCGCCCCGTCAACGCCGAGAAGCGCGCCGAGCTGCTGAAGCAGGTGGTGAACCACCTCCAGCACCACGGCGTCGCGCAGATGTCGCTGAGTCCGCTCGCCGGGTCGATCGGCACCACCAAGCGCATGCTTCTGTACTACTTCGGCAGCCGTGAGAACCTGCTGGCCCAGGCGCTGGCCGCTTGCCGTCCCGACGCGCACGCGATGTTCGACGACGTCCGCGACAGCGCGGGGCTGCGCAAGGCGGCTCATACCCTGTGGGAGGCGATGACCGTCGGGGAGCAGTCCGGGCCGGTCCGCATGCTGCTGCAGCTGCTCAGCCTGGCCGCCACCGATCCCGAGCAGTACGGCGACATCGCGGCCGAGACCGTCGAGGTCATGATCGGCCCCATCGCCGCGGCTTACGTCCGGCTGGGTCACCCGCCACAGGAGGCGCAGACAGCGGCCACGCTCCTCGTCTCCGGCCTGCGCGGTGTGTGCCAGGACGGCTTGGTGACCCATGACGTCGTCCGTACCGACGCGGCCGCCCGCCGCCTCATCAGGGACGCGGTCGCGACGGCCGACTGA
- a CDS encoding reverse transcriptase domain-containing protein: MQDAETVLGVIRERGRRCLPLERLYRQLFNSQLFLVAYGRIYANKGAMTPGTTGETVDGMSLAKIETIISALRSESYRWSPARRVYIPKKNGKLRPLGVTNWSDKLVAEVVRLLLEAYYDVQFSDRSHGFRPDRGCHTALREVATSWTGTHWFIEGDISDCFGSLDHKITVGVLAEKIHDGRFLQLIERMLQAGYLEDWKWNATLSGAPQGGTASPILSNIYLDRLDRFVEQDLLPEYNRGGPRRKNPAYVANKSQIEKAERRGDLESVKMLKQQRRRLPSGDPSDPGLRRLKYVRYCDDWLLGFAGPKHEAKEIKSRIQQFLHDELKLELSESKTLITHAASQAARFLGYELRVQHEDTKLTRGRRAVNGVMGLYVPNAVIRERCARYMRNGSPAARGQLFHDSDFTIVGKYGAEYRGFVQYYLLAQDVFRLNTLHWVMETSMLKTLAAKHRSTVPAMARAFKATVSTPVGPRICFEAVVQRDAGRKPLVARFGGVPLIRKRTAVLTDRRPTMASPGNELIHRLLAGKCEICGAGKGLQVHHLRKLADLNRPGRPDRPPWMTLMAARRRKTLVVCSACHHNIHAGRGSALPRK; this comes from the coding sequence ATGCAGGACGCTGAAACAGTCCTGGGCGTCATCCGGGAACGCGGCAGGCGTTGTCTGCCGCTGGAGAGGTTGTACCGACAGCTGTTCAACTCGCAGTTATTTCTGGTGGCCTACGGTCGCATCTACGCCAACAAGGGTGCGATGACGCCCGGGACCACAGGGGAAACCGTGGACGGCATGTCCTTGGCCAAAATCGAGACGATCATCAGCGCATTGCGTTCGGAATCGTATCGGTGGTCACCGGCCAGACGTGTCTATATCCCGAAGAAGAACGGGAAGTTGCGCCCGCTGGGCGTGACGAACTGGTCGGACAAGCTGGTCGCCGAGGTGGTCCGCCTGTTGCTTGAGGCGTACTACGACGTCCAGTTCTCCGACCGGTCACACGGGTTCCGGCCGGACCGGGGCTGCCACACCGCGCTGCGCGAGGTGGCTACGTCCTGGACCGGAACGCACTGGTTCATCGAAGGTGACATCTCCGACTGCTTCGGATCCCTTGACCACAAGATCACGGTCGGGGTGCTTGCGGAGAAGATCCACGATGGTCGGTTCCTGCAGCTGATCGAGCGCATGCTTCAAGCCGGGTACTTGGAGGACTGGAAATGGAACGCCACGCTCAGCGGCGCCCCACAGGGCGGCACGGCGTCCCCGATCTTGTCGAACATCTACCTGGACCGGCTCGACCGGTTTGTTGAACAAGATCTGCTGCCCGAATACAACCGGGGCGGCCCCCGTCGCAAGAACCCGGCCTACGTGGCCAACAAATCCCAGATCGAGAAGGCCGAACGCCGTGGTGACCTGGAATCGGTGAAGATGCTGAAGCAGCAGCGCCGCAGGCTGCCGAGCGGCGACCCGAGCGACCCGGGGCTTCGACGCCTGAAGTACGTGCGGTATTGCGACGACTGGCTGCTCGGCTTCGCTGGACCCAAACACGAGGCCAAGGAGATCAAGTCGCGGATTCAGCAGTTCCTGCACGATGAACTCAAGCTGGAACTATCGGAGTCCAAGACACTGATCACCCACGCCGCCAGCCAGGCGGCACGTTTTCTTGGCTATGAGCTACGGGTCCAGCACGAGGACACGAAACTCACTCGCGGACGCCGTGCGGTCAACGGAGTCATGGGTCTGTATGTGCCCAACGCGGTGATCCGTGAACGATGCGCCCGCTACATGAGAAACGGGAGCCCAGCGGCACGCGGCCAGCTCTTCCACGACAGCGATTTCACCATCGTCGGGAAGTACGGAGCCGAATACCGAGGGTTCGTCCAGTACTATCTGCTCGCCCAGGATGTATTTCGCCTGAACACGCTGCACTGGGTCATGGAGACATCGATGCTCAAGACCCTGGCCGCGAAGCACCGATCCACCGTCCCGGCGATGGCCCGCGCTTTCAAGGCGACCGTCAGCACTCCGGTCGGACCCCGGATCTGCTTCGAGGCCGTGGTGCAGCGCGACGCGGGAAGGAAACCACTGGTCGCCCGCTTCGGCGGGGTCCCACTCATCCGCAAACGCACCGCCGTCCTGACCGACCGACGACCGACCATGGCCAGCCCGGGCAACGAGCTGATTCATCGGCTCCTGGCCGGGAAATGCGAGATCTGCGGCGCGGGAAAGGGACTTCAAGTCCACCACCTGCGGAAACTCGCCGATCTCAACAGGCCCGGTCGGCCGGATCGGCCGCCGTGGATGACCCTGATGGCAGCGCGGCGACGCAAGACCCTGGTGGTCTGCTCTGCCTGCCACCACAACATCCATGCAGGACGAGGCTCAGCTCTTCCCCGGAAGTAG